The following are encoded together in the Pirellulales bacterium genome:
- a CDS encoding PQQ-binding-like beta-propeller repeat protein codes for MKRFVMFAILIACTQIGAAPVPRVANDWPAWRGEQRTGVSRERGLLTDWPEGGPKLAWQVSGMGIGFSTPALADGRVFLMGNREGQEVILALSARDNGKELWSATLGPVRHEGAGYPGPRSTPTVDGENVYVLGINGDLLCLNAKTGAGVWRRSLVSEFGGVIPNWGYSESVLVDGPWVLCTPGGNDATIAALDKRTGETVWTSKVGDPAHYSSIIKADIGGVKQYIQFTAKGVIGVDAKDGTFLWRYDAPANGTANISTAVCVGNKVFAASGYGTGGGMVEVTESNGKFEAKEAYFTKKMKNHHGGYVVVDGYLYGSDDPGVLTCLDLATGDVKWADRTAGKSSIVCVDGLLYCRSEAGLVSLVAAKPDGFELHGRFEQPERSEAPSWPHPVVADGRLYLRDQDKLLVYDVRK; via the coding sequence ATGAAGCGCTTCGTCATGTTCGCAATCCTGATTGCTTGCACGCAAATTGGCGCGGCGCCTGTGCCACGCGTCGCCAATGATTGGCCGGCCTGGCGCGGCGAGCAACGAACGGGCGTGTCGCGCGAACGGGGACTTCTGACCGACTGGCCCGAAGGTGGACCGAAGCTCGCCTGGCAAGTTTCCGGCATGGGCATCGGCTTCTCGACGCCGGCCCTGGCCGATGGCCGGGTGTTTCTGATGGGGAACCGCGAAGGGCAGGAAGTGATCCTGGCTCTCAGCGCGCGAGACAATGGCAAGGAACTGTGGTCGGCCACGCTCGGTCCGGTGCGCCACGAAGGGGCCGGTTATCCCGGTCCACGCTCCACGCCGACGGTCGATGGCGAAAACGTCTACGTCCTGGGCATCAATGGCGACCTGCTGTGCTTGAACGCCAAGACCGGCGCCGGCGTCTGGCGGCGCAGTCTAGTCAGCGAGTTCGGCGGGGTGATTCCCAATTGGGGATATAGCGAGTCAGTTTTGGTCGATGGCCCGTGGGTGCTATGCACGCCCGGCGGTAACGACGCTACGATCGCGGCGCTCGACAAGCGCACGGGAGAAACCGTATGGACCTCGAAGGTGGGCGACCCGGCGCACTACTCGTCGATCATCAAGGCCGACATCGGCGGAGTGAAGCAATACATTCAGTTCACGGCCAAGGGAGTCATCGGGGTAGACGCCAAGGACGGCACGTTCCTGTGGCGATACGACGCGCCGGCCAATGGCACGGCGAATATCTCGACAGCGGTGTGCGTCGGAAATAAGGTCTTCGCTGCCAGCGGCTATGGCACAGGGGGCGGAATGGTCGAAGTGACAGAGAGCAACGGCAAGTTCGAAGCGAAGGAAGCGTATTTCACGAAGAAAATGAAGAACCACCACGGCGGCTACGTCGTCGTCGATGGTTATCTTTACGGCAGCGACGATCCCGGGGTGCTGACTTGTCTCGACCTGGCCACGGGGGACGTGAAGTGGGCCGACCGCACGGCAGGCAAAAGCTCGATCGTATGCGTCGATGGCCTGCTCTATTGTCGCAGCGAAGCGGGGCTGGTCAGCCTGGTGGCCGCGAAACCCGACGGCTTCGAATTGCACGGCCGCTTCGAGCAGCCTGAGCGCAGTGAAGCCCCGAGTTGGCCGCATCCGGTCGTGGCCGATGGCCGACTGTACTTGCGCGA